The following proteins come from a genomic window of bacterium:
- a CDS encoding disulfide oxidoreductase, translating into MEKQRPINTNTLVGDILRQYPGLREKIGELFGPDCLSCRSNRHETVTYTSWHRGLDPEVVVRTLNEALKGK; encoded by the coding sequence ATGGAGAAGCAACGACCGATCAATACCAACACCCTGGTGGGCGACATCCTGCGGCAATATCCCGGGCTCCGGGAGAAAATCGGCGAACTCTTCGGCCCGGACTGCCTGTCGTGCCGGTCGAACCGCCACGAGACGGTCACCTACACCTCCTGGCACAGGGGTCTCGATCCGGAGGTGGTGGTCCGGACGCTGAACGAGGCGCTGAAAGGGAAGTAG
- a CDS encoding IclR family transcriptional regulator, which produces MEHPSGAKLIDKAADVLFLCRDAGGPVGVTEAARRLGMPKSSAARIVAALVRRGFLRQEEPSGKYTLSNVFYSFTSALSERNLLIPRAVPAMEKIFRALRETVHLNVADGFERVCVHVLESPQPLKAVMPVGQRSPLYCGGSSKAILAFSDEETVEWVFARPFRKFTGNTITGKKAMRGEIRRIRERGYAVSHGERVEGITSVSVPVFHPGGKLAASLTVSVPTARYTESLRDKIVRELSAASAGITRGMG; this is translated from the coding sequence GTGGAACACCCTTCCGGGGCGAAGCTGATCGACAAGGCCGCCGACGTCCTGTTCCTTTGCCGCGACGCGGGGGGGCCCGTCGGCGTCACGGAAGCCGCCCGCCGCCTCGGCATGCCGAAGTCCAGCGCCGCCAGGATCGTCGCGGCCCTCGTCCGGCGGGGGTTCCTGCGCCAGGAGGAGCCGTCGGGGAAATACACCCTCTCCAACGTCTTCTACTCGTTCACTTCCGCGCTTTCCGAGCGCAACCTCCTGATCCCCCGCGCCGTGCCCGCGATGGAAAAGATCTTCCGCGCCCTTCGGGAAACGGTCCACCTGAACGTCGCGGACGGCTTCGAGCGGGTCTGCGTCCACGTCCTGGAATCCCCGCAGCCGCTGAAGGCCGTGATGCCCGTCGGACAGCGGTCCCCCCTGTATTGCGGGGGATCGTCCAAGGCGATCCTCGCGTTTTCCGACGAGGAGACGGTGGAGTGGGTCTTCGCACGCCCCTTCCGGAAGTTCACCGGGAACACGATCACCGGGAAGAAGGCGATGCGCGGGGAGATCCGTCGGATCCGGGAGCGCGGGTACGCCGTCAGCCACGGAGAGCGGGTCGAGGGGATCACCTCGGTCAGCGTGCCGGTGTTCCATCCCGGCGGGAAACTCGCGGCCAGTCTCACGGTGTCCGTTCCGACGGCGAGGTACACGGAGTCATTGAGGGACAAGATCGTTCGGGAGCTCTCGGCCGCCTCGGCCGGCATCACCCGGGGGATGGGATAA
- a CDS encoding acyl-CoA dehydrogenase family protein, which produces MFKGIDYFDVEGGFSSEARMIRDSVRDFVDKEFLPIVRDHYRAGGFPMHIIPMLGEMGLLGSNLKGYGLPGIDQVSYGLVMQELERGDSGLRSFASVQGALVMYPIHTFGSEAQKERWLPALGAGKAVGCFGLTEPDHGSDPGGMKTKAVKDGDHYVLSGTKMWITNGSVADVAVVWAKLDGVVRGFLVEKGMKGFSAPEIHSKLSLRASVTAELIFDDVRVPAENILPGVQGLKGPLMCLTQARYGIAWGAVGAAMACFDEALSYTKERKMFGRPVASFQLTQAKLADMLTGITSAQLIAVQLGHLKDAGKMRPQQVSLAKRNNVRMALTVARTARGMLGANGISDEYQTMRHMCNLESVDTYEGTYEIHTLVLGKDVTGIDAVS; this is translated from the coding sequence ATGTTCAAGGGAATCGATTATTTCGACGTGGAAGGCGGGTTTTCGTCAGAGGCGCGGATGATCCGGGATTCGGTCCGGGATTTCGTGGACAAGGAATTCCTCCCGATCGTGCGGGATCATTACCGGGCGGGCGGGTTCCCGATGCATATCATCCCGATGCTGGGGGAGATGGGGCTCCTCGGCTCCAACCTGAAGGGATACGGGCTGCCCGGCATCGACCAGGTCTCGTACGGCCTCGTGATGCAGGAACTGGAGCGGGGCGACTCGGGGCTGCGCAGCTTCGCCTCCGTGCAGGGGGCGCTGGTGATGTACCCGATCCACACGTTCGGGAGCGAGGCGCAGAAGGAACGGTGGCTTCCGGCGCTGGGGGCGGGGAAGGCGGTCGGCTGCTTCGGCCTGACGGAGCCCGATCACGGCTCGGACCCGGGCGGGATGAAGACGAAGGCGGTGAAGGACGGGGATCACTACGTCCTTTCCGGCACGAAGATGTGGATCACGAACGGCTCCGTCGCCGACGTGGCGGTGGTGTGGGCCAAGCTCGACGGCGTCGTGCGCGGGTTCCTGGTCGAGAAGGGGATGAAGGGGTTCTCGGCGCCGGAGATCCACTCGAAGCTCTCCCTGCGGGCCTCCGTCACGGCGGAGCTCATCTTCGACGACGTCCGGGTGCCGGCGGAAAACATCCTCCCCGGCGTGCAGGGGCTCAAGGGCCCCCTCATGTGCCTGACCCAGGCGCGGTACGGGATCGCGTGGGGCGCAGTCGGGGCCGCGATGGCGTGCTTCGACGAAGCGCTCTCCTACACGAAGGAGCGGAAGATGTTCGGCCGGCCGGTCGCCTCCTTCCAGCTCACGCAGGCGAAGCTCGCGGACATGCTGACGGGGATCACGTCGGCCCAGCTCATCGCCGTGCAGCTCGGGCACCTGAAGGATGCCGGGAAGATGCGTCCGCAGCAGGTGAGCCTCGCCAAGCGGAACAACGTCCGGATGGCGCTCACCGTCGCACGGACCGCGCGCGGGATGCTCGGCGCCAACGGGATCAGCGACGAGTACCAGACGATGCGCCACATGTGCAACCTCGAGTCGGTCGACACCTACGAGGGAACGTACGAGATCCACACCCTCGTCCTGGGGAAGGACGTCACCGGGATCGACGCGGTGTCGTGA
- a CDS encoding MBL fold metallo-hydrolase: MIQRLTDRIWLVEGGKGGRYPYAHSLYIADGGGILVDAGSDPAEIERLRKENGIEAVVMTHYHEDHFTFLSRLPDTPVWSTSADAPALESFETLLAWYGVLGNEWDSFYRKLFAEKFPFVPRRIARKIADGEELRFGGTRAVAVVAPGHTPGHLCLHFPDDGILFLGDYDLTAFGPWYGDAPCGIDAFRRSARRLAGIEADRYVVSHEGPVHRGPIAEKMAAYLAVIDRREEALREYLREPRTRAEIIARRLIYGPGHDGPWFDYGEWGLLSKHLDGMLARGEAVLRDGAYVLAR, encoded by the coding sequence ATGATTCAACGGCTGACGGACAGGATATGGCTCGTGGAGGGCGGCAAGGGCGGACGGTACCCGTACGCGCACTCGCTGTACATCGCGGACGGGGGCGGCATCCTCGTGGACGCCGGCTCCGATCCGGCGGAGATCGAACGGCTGCGGAAGGAGAACGGGATCGAGGCGGTCGTGATGACCCACTACCATGAGGACCACTTTACGTTCCTGTCCCGCCTGCCGGACACGCCGGTGTGGTCCACGTCCGCGGACGCCCCGGCCCTCGAGTCGTTCGAGACGCTGCTCGCATGGTACGGCGTCCTCGGGAACGAGTGGGACTCCTTCTACCGGAAGCTGTTCGCGGAAAAGTTCCCCTTCGTCCCGAGGAGGATCGCACGGAAGATCGCGGACGGGGAGGAACTGCGCTTCGGCGGCACGCGCGCGGTCGCGGTCGTCGCGCCCGGTCACACGCCCGGCCACCTGTGCCTGCATTTCCCCGACGACGGGATCCTGTTCCTGGGCGATTACGACCTGACGGCATTCGGCCCGTGGTACGGCGACGCCCCGTGCGGCATCGACGCGTTCCGCCGATCGGCCCGCCGCCTCGCGGGGATCGAGGCGGACCGGTACGTGGTCTCGCACGAAGGACCGGTCCACCGCGGCCCGATCGCGGAGAAGATGGCCGCATACCTCGCCGTGATCGACCGGCGGGAGGAGGCGTTGCGGGAGTATTTACGGGAGCCGCGCACCCGCGCGGAGATCATCGCACGCCGCCTGATCTACGGACCGGGCCATGACGGCCCCTGGTTCGACTACGGCGAGTGGGGGCTCCTCTCCAAGCACCTCGACGGGATGCTCGCCCGCGGGGAGGCCGTCCTCCGCGACGGCGCGTACGTCCTGGCGCGATAA
- the murJ gene encoding murein biosynthesis integral membrane protein MurJ — translation MTDRPGRQMGRAAALMMGSVLLSRILGYARDAVIAWQHGATPETDAYFVAFTIPDFLNYLLAGGSLSITFIPIFARYMAEGKEEEGFRSFSTIATVMGIGMIFFIVLGEFLAGRVIPLLAPGFPPAQAALAARLTRIVLPAQIFFYIGGLLMAVQYARKQFFLPALAPLIYNAGIIAGGLLLGRERGMEGFAWGVLAGAFVGNFALQIYGARRGGLAFSPRLDFSDTGLKEFIRLSIPIMLGFSLVVVDEWTTRVFGSFLLAGAITWLNNARRLMLVPVGIFGQASGVASYPFLSSLAAEGKKEEMWSTLSLTLRWVFLVSAGVAAIAVVLSREAVLLVYQRGAFTIDDTMRTASALSAFCLGIPFWCAQAIVSRGFFAMRDTWTPTLVGTGAWIVALPVYYLLQQSYGVFGLALASTVGILLYAATLYGILMRRTVGRRGASDLIEYGKLALAAALAGSAGYLLMAAASRFLAWETVFGSMIRLAGGALTIGGIYFLLAFLFHSGTARTIHRREDLLHPPSPPAEAEDDGNGITPS, via the coding sequence ATGACCGACCGCCCGGGCCGACAGATGGGGCGCGCCGCGGCGCTGATGATGGGGTCGGTGCTCCTCTCCCGGATCCTCGGGTACGCCCGCGACGCCGTGATCGCCTGGCAGCACGGGGCCACCCCCGAGACGGACGCCTACTTCGTCGCGTTCACGATCCCCGACTTCCTCAACTACCTGCTTGCGGGCGGCTCGCTCTCCATCACCTTCATCCCGATCTTCGCGCGGTACATGGCGGAGGGGAAGGAGGAGGAGGGTTTTCGCTCCTTCTCGACGATCGCCACGGTGATGGGGATCGGCATGATCTTCTTCATCGTGCTGGGCGAGTTCCTCGCGGGCCGGGTCATCCCCCTCCTCGCCCCCGGCTTCCCCCCCGCGCAGGCGGCGCTCGCGGCGCGCCTGACGAGGATCGTGCTCCCCGCGCAGATCTTCTTCTACATCGGCGGGCTCCTGATGGCGGTCCAGTACGCCCGGAAGCAGTTCTTCCTCCCCGCCCTGGCCCCGCTGATCTATAACGCGGGGATCATCGCGGGCGGGCTGCTCCTCGGACGCGAACGCGGGATGGAGGGGTTCGCCTGGGGAGTTCTCGCCGGGGCGTTCGTCGGGAACTTCGCCCTGCAGATCTACGGCGCGCGGCGCGGCGGCCTCGCCTTTTCCCCCCGGCTCGACTTCTCCGACACGGGCCTGAAGGAGTTCATCCGGCTCTCCATCCCGATCATGCTCGGCTTCTCCCTCGTCGTGGTGGACGAGTGGACCACGCGCGTCTTCGGCTCTTTCCTCCTCGCGGGGGCGATCACCTGGCTCAACAACGCGCGGCGCCTGATGCTGGTGCCCGTGGGCATCTTCGGCCAGGCGTCGGGGGTGGCGTCGTACCCGTTCCTCTCCTCGCTGGCGGCGGAGGGAAAGAAGGAGGAGATGTGGAGCACGCTGTCCCTCACCCTGCGATGGGTCTTTCTCGTCTCCGCCGGGGTGGCGGCCATCGCCGTCGTCCTGTCGCGGGAGGCGGTCCTCCTCGTCTACCAGCGCGGAGCGTTCACGATCGACGACACGATGCGCACCGCCTCCGCCCTGTCCGCCTTCTGCCTCGGGATCCCCTTCTGGTGCGCCCAGGCGATCGTCTCCCGCGGATTCTTCGCGATGCGGGATACCTGGACCCCGACGCTCGTCGGAACCGGGGCGTGGATCGTCGCCCTCCCCGTGTACTATCTCCTGCAGCAATCGTACGGCGTCTTCGGCCTCGCGCTGGCAAGCACGGTGGGGATCCTCCTCTACGCGGCAACTCTCTACGGAATCCTGATGCGGCGGACGGTGGGTCGGCGGGGAGCGTCCGACCTGATCGAGTACGGGAAACTGGCGCTGGCCGCGGCGCTGGCCGGATCGGCCGGGTACCTCCTGATGGCGGCGGCCTCGCGGTTCCTCGCGTGGGAAACCGTGTTCGGGTCGATGATCCGGCTGGCCGGCGGAGCGTTGACGATCGGCGGGATCTACTTCCTCCTCGCCTTCCTGTTCCACAGCGGAACGGCCAGGACCATCCATCGGCGCGAGGACCTGCTCCACCCGCCGTCTCCCCCGGCCGAGGCGGAGGACGACGGAAACGGGATCACACCGTCATGA